ttcccatggtgtggtacacttgagatttatacatacctcatttttttgtatcaaggtataaaattatcttttaaaatggatggacagcgtggatagaatacatacatcatggtagggtccacatagcaccgaccactggccacctggctggtggcagcctcactggccaaaccgtccagctggacgcggattgcgtcctacccctaatccgtctgggcagggctctttcgggcccactgtgatgtaagtgttttatctacaccgttcaacaCTTTTCTCgagtcattttaagatattaaaaaAAGAATTAGATGGGCAAAagtcttaagtgaaccacaaagtggggattgaacttccaccattaaaaacttcctgagagatggagaagtttcagatcaagctaatatttgtgttttcacttcacccaCGTCTaaataaccttataaataggttggatggttaaaaaataggggtgtacatcgagtcgaaccgagtcgagttggccttagctcgactcgacttgaacacTGGCTAACCTCagtttgaactcggctcggctcggtcctcgagcctaactcgccagctcgactcagttcggttagcagctcaggccagctTGGGCCAAGTTCAAgctaagattgagccgagttcgccattgaggcatttccacaaacaaccgaactacaacttcaaaaacccactaTTTTACCgatagaggcaatggttttataagtgttttatcaaacaccttctaagtaatataaaaaccaaaaaaataaaaatataaaacaccttctaagtaatataaaataaaaataataataataataatatttatttaatgTACATACATTGCcggccaccagccaaaccttccttgccaccagccatattttgttgagtcattttatcaaatagttagtgagcaacatcaatagcaaagtaatctagtcaccaaactagttcgattccATTGGATTTGATCGAATCGAGTCAAGCTAGGGCTACTCAAAtttggcttgaactcattttcaagctcaaaaaacagATCCACTCATCTTGAACTAAGCTGCGAACTGAGCGGAATCaagttggcccttagaaagggctcaacgatgggtgtcattatgagtgcagcttcctttggtgtggtcgactggagctgtggacctactTCAGTTATAGGATCAGATCTttaaatgatctcataaaagtgatgaacggcgtggataaaacacttacgtgACGGTGGGCGCgacagatccctgcccggacggattactgtccggacgtgggtaggacgcaatcggcgtccCGTCCAGCTTGTGCTAGCTGGCTGGCGTTGGGGTCATcggccaaaccgcgtccaaatCAAATCACATTGATGGGAAGGGACGCCGAatgttcctgcacaaggatgctaggtgggacccaacccgatggttgtgagaaatccaccccgtccatccgcttttAGAGCTCAATTCAGGacgtgagaccaaaaattaggtgtatcAAACACTTGCTTAGGCCACACGagagaaaatagtgggatttCAGTACGCACCATTGAatcattcttatggccataaaatttttgtatcagggtatatttttttattttttcactttatcCCATTAGTAtttaccttataaacggtttggatagcatataaacatcaaggtagagcctagaaagtttcaacggtaagaattcctTTTCCCAATTTTGCCTCTCGTGTGACTCACTTTAGTTTTGTATCCCCCTCATTTTCGGTCGCACGCCCTTACttgagctctcaaaacggatggacagaatggatttctcgcatacatttcagtgggccccacccaccatcgcgcaggaacttcctgcaaaaggctttcgcaggaaatctgcgtccgttgAGAAGACTCTAGCCATCCAACCAGTGGCAACGAAACGGGAAGTTGCGGTCGAAATTCCACCTGTGTAAATCGGACGGAGTAAGATTACGTTGCCGGAAAGGTCGTATATAATCCGATACAAATTTCGGGTCGGGCCAAAggtgaagagaagaaagaagaaatctcAAATCTCTCTGTCAATCGCGATGGAGGGCGGAGGAACGCTTTCAGAAATCCACCAGAGATCGATGCGTCTGCTTCTTCGAACGCGAGATGGACTGGAGAGGCTCGAACGCCTCAATTCATCTTCCTCTATCTCCCCGAGCGCCGTCGATTCTCCCGAACTCGTCTTCTCTATCAAGAAAGACATCTCTCAGATCCAATCCCTTTGCGTCGAGATGGACCGTATGTGGCGCTCCGTCGCCAACAAAGGCCAAAGAGATCTCTGGAAAAGGTACCGTAATCTGAAATgttaaatgataaaaaaaaaaacaaaaaacaaaaaacaaaaacaaaatctcTTTTCTATACCCTCTCTTCTTTTGTCCAAACTTTCGATCGGTCGATCAGACGGTTAGGATCGTCCGATCGTTTCCATTGTCGAGGAAACGGCATAATCCCGTGGATTTCTACAGAACTGGATAATTCTGTTGGGAGTTTTTTACATTTTGTTTAGGGTGCGTTTGGGTGCACCAATGGTGAAGAATATCAttcagggtgtgtttggttgcatcatATATCGTGAAATTTCATCATTAATCAGTCTATTGGTGAAGAATATCAttcagggtgtgtttggttgcatcgtATATCGTGAAATTTCATCATTAATCAGTCTATTGGTGAAGAATACCATTCAGGGtgggtttggttgcaccaaatatcatgaaatttcatcattAATCAGTCTATTGGTGAAAAATATCAttcagggtgcgtttggttgcaccaaatatcatgaaatttcatcattAATCAGTCTATTGGTGAAAAATATCAttcagggtgtgtttggttgcaccaaatatcgtgAAATTTCATCATTAATCAGTCTATTGGTGAAAAATATCATCcaaggtgcatttggttgcaccaaatatcatgaattttcatgatattttgcaccacaTTGGACTGTTAATAAGAATTCTGATGGATTTTTACGTTGAGTGGTGTAGTTCAGTTGGATTCACATCCTGTCAATAATAAGGGTAtggtaatttttatttgagaATTGGTATTATTAGGGAATTAGGGTCTCTGTGAAATCATGTAGTTCTTTTGGGGATTTTGCATCTTTTTATGTGAATAACTCgtgtatgcatgtatgcatgcatgcatgtatttgTGATGATATATGTCGAATGATTAGGGTTGCAATATTATTCATCGCAAAAGACGAGAAATTATAGGGCCCTGATTCTAAATAAAGGCTCTTGATAGAGGATGATCATTAAGTTCTGTCTCTATAATATTCTTCCCACACATTTGACTCACCCTGtgtttgggtcgggttgggtaaGGTCCTTGGGCTGGGTTCTTGTTGAACAACACTAACCTGATTTCaattcaggttgggtttgggttgagcaaatttggtttggggttaggtcaggttgggaacaatgacatgtatttgggtcgggtCTAGCCAGGTTGGGATTCGGGTCGGGTTAGGTtgcgggttgggtcctcttgaggttggttTAGGCTTTAGTTGGCCCTCAAACCGACTGAACCCACCCGAGTTGCACCCCTATTCTTACCTCTCCTTTCTCTTTTTTCCATCTACAACCATCTTGAGGGAAGCATTATCTCCAATTCTTCCAAATGCAATAGGCATCTGAGAACAAAGCATATTATCTCCTATTCTTCCAAATGTATAAGCTAATGGCATTACTAAATTGACACTCTTTTTTTCTCATTCACAAACAAACATGGGATTCTTTGTGAAAACAGAAAATGTTACAGCAGAACACATCAATAAGCCCTCAAAAAGAGGATAGTTTTACCCTAAGTTTTCCCAAACATTTCAGGCACTCTGAGGTGACTCCAGACTTAACTAAAGATGGTCATTTTTATACTACCAGTGATATAAGAGAGTAGCACTAGCACCTCAGATGTTAGTCTACCTTGAAGGGCATTTGAATTTGGAACTCAATGTGAAGGTCAACTTAGCTTGAGTGTAAAGAAATTGGACTCTATATACCGCTGATTATTCTGcaactcatgactccatttgtGACAATTGCGATGCAGATTTTTCCATCAGATGAGAATTTTAGGTAGATCGTATTGGTGAAAAACTTAGGATTTTCATCTTAGTTAACAGTTCCCCAAAAGGTTTCTTTAAAGCGTCGAAGGAAATTAGGCACGTGGGCCTTCTCTCCTTGTATTTGTTTGTGGTTGTCGGGGAGGCCCTCAATATGATGTTGCAGAAAGGAGAGGAAAAGGGGTTGATTAGCGAGTTTAGAGCGTTGGAGGATGGGATCCAAATCAGCCATCTCCAATATGTGGATAGCATGATACTGTTTTGTGACACAAATGAGAGATCGGTGGATAATCTTCGAATGATCCTCGTTTGTTTCGAGGTAGTGTCAGGGCTGAAGATTAATGTTTCCGAGACTGAGATTCTAAGTATTCATCTCAGTGATGCCGATGTAAGCAGCCTTGCGCCCACTTTCGATTATAAGTCAGGGTCTTTTCCCTCCACATACCTAGGGTTGCCTTTGTCATTGGGAAGCCAGCGAAACATTTGTGAGATAGGGTGGTCGAAAGAATAGAAGGGAAGCTGGCTAGCTAGAGGTGTAGATATCTATCTATGGGTGGCCGTATTACCGTCATTAAGGCGGCTTTCTCTAATATGCCCGTTTATTTCATGTCCCTCTTTAAATGTCCTAAATCAGTGTTGGAACAGCTTGAAAAGTTGAGAAGGGATTTCTTGTGGAGAGACAATGAGGATGCTAGAAGTTTTATCTTTTCAACTAGGGCAATGTGTGCAAACCTATATTGACAAGGGAGGAGCTGGTATTAGAGATTTGGCCCGTATGAATTTAGATCTGCTTGGCAAATGGGTTTGGAGGTTCAGGCGTGGGGAGGGCAAGTTGTGGAGGAAGATTGTTGCTTCATAGTATGGCATGCAGGCAGGGGAGTAGTTTACTAGGAGGTCCTCCCTCTACAGGGCTTCTAATATGTGGAAGGTGATAGCGGATACAAAACATTTAGTGTGTAAAGGGATTGTTTTCTCGTTTGGAAACAGTATTGTATTCGTTTCTAGGTCAATACTTGGTACGGGGACATGGCTCTCTAGTATATGTTTCCCAAAATCACTGCTTTAGCTCTTGATCGTCTCATTTTTGTGGTGTCTTGCTATTCTCATTGTCGAGGAGCAGTAGTTTGAAACCCCTCGTGCTGTAGAAAATTGACTGAGGATGAGGTCGTCGAATTCGCTTGTTTATTGAGTCTTCTTCAAAAGGCTTGCCCCTCTCTTGGTGAAGGGGATTTAATGGTGTGGGCTGCTCGTAGTTCTGGTTGGTTCTGCGTTAGGTTGCTTTTTAACCTGACCAGTGCCTGATGCCTCATCTAGGCAtgccttttccatttcttttctggTCCTACGGAGCTCCCCTTCAAGTGATAGCTTTTGTTTGGCTGCTGGGCTGGAAGAGAATTCTTACCATTGACAATTTGCAAGAAGATCCCTCGTGCTCCCTAATGTGTATGGCAGACGTTGAATCAATAAATCATCTTTGCACTGTCCCTTCTCCAGAAGAGTGTGGGATTACTTTTTGGGGTCCTTGAAGATAGCGTGGGTAATGCTCGAGTCAATTGATATTTGATAGTCTTCTTTGGACGTGCGCGTGTGCCTATACTTGTGTGTGGATGTGCGTGCATGCTCATGTGTGCTTGCATAGGTGGGTGTGCATGTCTAAATCTATACTCCTCTTTAGCCTTGAGAcacatttatggggcccaccgcccACTCTGACATCCTGCTGTCTTAATCTTTCTTTACTCTTCCCAATTCATCCTGAATCACTCCAATAACTACTTCTGGCCCTGGATTCCCTAACACAATGAGTTAAAATACTAAAAAAAGGACCTGAACTTGCTATCATAAGTAGGATCCATTGGATGGACCCCACGATCCACTGCTGATTGCACACATTGTGGGACTGAATCACTAACAAAATGAAACAATTTTTTGTTAGAGCAATGCTCCGAGCTCTGAGTCACAGACTCACAGTGCTCATAGTTGCATTTGGTCACTTGGattgatttgaactgtccattgaGTCCAAAACACATGTAATGTGCTACCATGCAAAAGTCACACTGACCAGATGATATAATCCATCACTGATTTGGCTTTATTTTtcttagccatcctttttccaacgCATGAATGGGATGGTTATGATGGCCTAAAAGAagagattctttagaatcataagcaattcatTATTGGCCAAAAGAAATAGACAGATCGATTAATTGGACcttttttttgtaaatgatctTCACTGTCCATATTGgtggccattgatctgatggttaagattgttaggtcaatatgatatttgcccatgaaatgtgtgttggacctaatggacaATCTAGATCAGTTGAGTGGACTGTTTAAGcctcccaatgcaactaggagcactgtaacttgtAGTACTCTAAGAGCACTACggcatttttttaaaacaaaaagaaataaccTCACCAACAAGTGAACTAGATGAAGCAAACCAAAGTGAATTGGAACAAGTGAAATAAATTATAAGGGATCAAGAGTAGTGAGCAAAATGAACAGGAAAAAAGATGATCTTTAAGCCCACCTGAGGACAAATAATCCTTGCACATGCTTCTACataatcttcatcatcatcaaagccttatcccaactaattgggctcagctacatgaatcctgttacgCCAACTCACTATGACGGACGATATCCTCAGTTGACCGTAGGTTAAGTCTTATTTTACTACCTCCACCTACATCCTTTTGGGCTTCCCCttgtccttttagagccttcaactcaaACTGACTCGCTCCTTCTAAACCAGTGCAGttcacatggccaaaccatctaagtctactttccctcatcttatttcCTATGgttgctactcctaagttccatcAACTTTGTAGCACATGCTTCTACATGTGAACTGCAAACTAACAAAGTTTGATCCGATGACCTGGGTAACCACGGTGCCCATTTCAATGACACTCTAGATTTCTCCTCCCCTAAGTATGTCAAATGTGTGCTTGCCCATTTCAATGACACTCTCGATGTCTCCCCAAATGTGTGCTGCAGTAGCATTAGGGCTTTCTCCGTCTTATTTTATTCTCTGGTTGAACGTGTAAACATGCTTACCATGTGCTTATGAGTATTGTCCAAGTTTTGGTGTTATGTGTTTTTTAGTTATATagggagagattttttttttaaaccttgtTCGGCATCTATTAGTGAAATTAACCGCATGCTGCCTTACAGTAAGCTCTATTTTCTTGTACAGAAAAGTGGAGCACATAGCAGAAGAGTGTGACTCTTTGAAGGAAAGCCTGGACAAACATTTACTACGCAATCAGAAAAGGATGCAGGAAGCTAAAGAGAGAGCACAATTACTGGAAAGAGTTGTATGCAATCATTTTCCTTCTTGAATTTATGATATGTTACTAAAATCTTGTTTTTGTTATGTACGGTTGCCACCATTTCCCAGTCGAGAAATCTAGACCATGGATTATAAACTAGGTAGTTATTGCTGACTCAGCCCCTCTAAAAACTGACTTAGAGTGAGTTCATTTTTAGTTTTTTGAAGAGAAACAAAGGTCAAGAAAAACTTATGAGGTCAAAATCTgtcaaaatgaaaaaaagaacttATGGGGATTGAGGAACACTAAGGAAGAATCTatggaaatttagcgaggcatTAAACCAGTGCTTAGTGAAAGTAGCCATGATATTTGAGCATGTGTGCTAACAAGAGAAAATGCAAAATATAGAGAAAATAGCTAGCATTAGTGCATGGCGCAACCCTTTTATTGAGTCAATGAAATCTCGACAGCCAAATCACAAAGAAATGAACAAGTGTAAACTCACAGGAGATATTGGAGTAGAGAGACAGGAAAAACTTTGGTAATATTCAAACTTCTCATACAAGTACTCAAGAA
This DNA window, taken from Magnolia sinica isolate HGM2019 chromosome 14, MsV1, whole genome shotgun sequence, encodes the following:
- the LOC131226052 gene encoding membrin-11-like, translated to MEGGGTLSEIHQRSMRLLLRTRDGLERLERLNSSSSISPSAVDSPELVFSIKKDISQIQSLCVEMDRMWRSVANKGQRDLWKRKVEHIAEECDSLKESLDKHLLRNQKRMQEAKERAQLLERVNGDNAHVLRIFDEEVQAMQSARNSSLMLEEAYNTGVAVLTKYAEQRDRLKRAQRKALDILNTVGLSNSVLKLIEKRHRVDKWIAYAGMITTIIVVYAFWRWTH